In a genomic window of Scyliorhinus torazame isolate Kashiwa2021f chromosome 5, sScyTor2.1, whole genome shotgun sequence:
- the LOC140422251 gene encoding uncharacterized protein — protein MEKPWKCGDRGKGYRVPSELEIHRRSHTGERPFTCSQCEKGFTQLSSLNLHQRIHTGERPFTCSQCGKGFIQLSRLNLHQRIHTGERPFTCSQCGKGFTQLSSLKIHQRVHARERLFTCSQCGKGFCQLITLRAHQRVHTGERPFTCSQCEKGFSQLINLRAHQRVHTGERPFTCSQCGKGFTRLSNLRSHTFVHAGEKPFTCSQCEKGFTQLSSLQTHQRVHTREKPFTCSQCGKGFTQLSSLQTHQRVHTREKPFTCSQCAKRFTQLSSLQTHQRVHTGERPFTCSQCGKGFCVSSSLLRHQQVHN, from the coding sequence atggagaaaccgtggaaatgtggggaccgtgggaagggatacagagtcccatcagagctggagattcatcgacgtagtcacactggggagaggccattcacttgctctcaatgtgagaagggattcactcagttatctagcTTGAatttacatcagcgaattcacactggggagaggccgttcacctgctctcagtgtgggaagggattcattcagttatctcgCCTGAatttacatcagcgaattcatactggggagaggccgttcacctgctctcagtgtgggaagggattcactcagttgtccagcCTGAAGATACACCAGCGTGTTCATGctagggagaggctgttcacctgctctcagtgtgggaagggattctgtcagTTAATCaccctgcgggcacaccagcgagttcacacaggggagaggccgttcacctgctctcagtgtgagaagggattcagtcagttaatcaacctgcgggcacaccagcgagttcacactggagagaggccgttcacctgctctcagtgtgggaagggattcactcggttatccaacctgcggagtcACACATTTGTTCatgctggggagaagccattcacctgctctcagtgtgagaagggattcactcaattatccagcctgcagacacaccagcgagttcacactcgggagaagccgttcacctgctctcagtgtgggaagggattcactcaattatccagcctgcagacacaccagcgagttcacactcgggagaagccgttcacctgctctcagtgtgcgaagagattcactcaattatccagcctgcagacacaccagcgagttcacactggggagaggccgttcacctgttctcagtgtgggaagggattctgtgtttcctcgtccctgctgagacaccaacaagttcacaattga
- the LOC140422254 gene encoding uncharacterized protein, whose protein sequence is MERPWKCGDCGKGYRSPSELETHRRSHTGERPFTCSQCEKGFTQLSSLKRHHRDHTGEKPFTCSQCGKEFIQLSSLQRHQRVQAGERPFTCSKCEKRFTQLSSLKRHQRVHAGKRPFTCSQCGKGFTQLSSLKKHQRVHTGERPFTCSQCGKGFTTSSNLLTHQRVHTGERSFNCSQCEKGFTTSSSLLTHQQVHTGERPFTCSQCEKGFAQLSNLRIHQRVHTGERPFTCSHCEKRFTTLKSLGIHQRLHTGERPFTCSQCEKGFSQLSHLQRHQRVHTGEKALTCS, encoded by the coding sequence atggagagaccatggaaatgtggggactgtgggaaggggtaCAGATCTCCAtcagagctggaaactcatcgacgcagtcacactggggagagaccattcacctgctctcagtgtgagaagggattcactcagttatccagcctcaaGAGACACCATCgagatcacactggggagaagccgttcacctgctctcagtgtgggaaggaattcattcagttatccagcctgcagagacaccagcgggttcaggctggggagaggccgttcacctgctctaagtgtgagaagagattcactcagttatccagcctgaagagacaccagcgggttcacgctgggaaaaggccgttcacctgctctcagtgtgggaagggattcactcagttatccagtctgaagaaacatcagcgagttcacactggggagaggccattcacctgctctcaatgtgggaaaggattcactacttcatcgaacctgctgacacaccagcgagttcacactggagagaggtcattcaattgctctcagtgtgagaagggattcactacttcatcaagcctgctgacacaccagcaagttcacactggggagaggccgtttacctgctctcagtgtgagaagggattcgctcagttatccaacctgcggatacatcagcgagttcacactggggagaggccgttcacctgctctcattgtgagaagagattcactactttaaagagcctggggatacatcagcgacttcacactggggagaggccgttcacttgctctcagtgtgagaagggattctctcagttatcccacctgcagagacaccagcgagttcacacaggggagaaggcgttaacatgctcttag